In Zingiber officinale cultivar Zhangliang chromosome 8B, Zo_v1.1, whole genome shotgun sequence, a single genomic region encodes these proteins:
- the LOC122014465 gene encoding cytochrome P450 89A2-like, with product MALWPFILLSLALSALLAAFLHGENRRRKSLPPGPSSFPVIGNLFWLRRSLRELEAVLRDVHTRYGPIVALRIGPFTAVFISDRVIAHKALVGLGVSFADRPSPPFPSFRVSNAGHHIISSAPYGPLWRVLRRNITAEILHPARVKLYAGGRAWVLRLLIDHLRAASGGGSPVVASESFQFAVFCLLVFMCFGEKLEEKAIREIERAQRTLLLYGAKLSVLDFAPAISRLVFRNRVKTALAMREIQRQLYLPLIESRRRYERRRQIGTNEEAEEEERFVYSYLDSLLNVDLPDNELGGRRKLCDDEIVTLCSEFLNGGTDTTATALEWIMANLVKRREVQEKLREEIDGVVPEGEEVKEEDLQRMEYLKAVIMEGLRRHPPGHFVLPHAVTEDVDLCGYRIPKGASINFLVAEMNWDRRAWPDPMAFRPERFLGGGEGVAVDITGSKEIKMMPFGAGRRICPGMGLAMLHLEYFVANLVRAFEWEAAEGEEVDLSEKVEFTVVMKNRLRARIIPRKKA from the coding sequence ATGGCGCTATGGCCATTCATCCTCCTTTCCCTCGCCCTATCTGCTCTCCTCGCAGCGTTCCTCCACGGCGAGAACCGACGGCGGAAGAGCCTCCCTCCGGGACCTTCTTCGTTTCCCGTCATCGGCAACCTCTTCTGGCTCCGCCGCTCCCTCCGCGAACTAGAGGCCGTGCTCCGCGACGTCCACACCCGGTACGGCCCCATCGTAGCGCTCCGCATCGGCCCCTTCACCGCCGTCTTCATCTCCGACCGCGTGATCGCCCACAAGGCCCTCGTCGGGCTCGGCGTTTCCTTCGCCGACCGCCCCTCTCCCCCTTTCCCCTCCTTCCGCGTCTCCAACGCCGGCCACCATATCATCTCCTCCGCTCCCTACGGACCGCTCTGGCGCGTTCTCCGCCGCAACATCACCGCCGAGATTCTCCACCCCGCGCGGGTTAAGCTCTACGCCGGCGGTCGCGCCTGGGTCCTCCGCCTCCTGATCGACCACCTCCGCGCCGCTTCCGGCGGCGGAAGCCCCGTCGTCGCCTCGGAGAGCTTCCAGTTCGCCGTGTTCTGTTTACTAGTCTTCATGTGCTTCGGCGAGAAGCTTGAGGAGAAAGCCATCCGAGAGATCGAGCGGGCGCAGAGGACCCTCCTCCTCTACGGCGCTAAGCTCAGCGTTCTCGACTTCGCCCCAGCCATCTCCCGACTCGTGTTCCGCAATCGAGTTAAAACCGCCCTGGCGATGCGGGAGATCCAGAGACAGCTGTACCTTCCCCTCATCGAATCCCGAAGACGATACGAACGCCGCCGGCAAATCGGCACGAACGAGGAGGCGGAAGAGGAGGAGCGATTCGTCTACTCCTACCTCGACTCCCTCCTCAACGTCGACCTCCCCGACAACGAATTAGGCGGCCGCCGGAAACTCTGCGATGACGAGATCGTCACCCTGTGCTCTGAGTTCCTCAATGGCGGCACCGATACCACGGCCACCGCTCTGGAGTGGATCATGGCGAATCTCGTGAAGCGCCGAGAGGTACAGGAAAAGCTACGGGAGGAGATCGATGGCGTTGTTCCGGAAGGGGAGGAGGTGAAGGAGGAGGATTTGCAGAGGATGGAGTACCTGAAGGCGGTGATCATGGAGGGGCTCCGGCGCCACCCGCCGGGGCACTTCGTGCTGCCGCACGCGGTGACGGAGGATGTGGATCTCTGTGGGTACCGGATCCCTAAGGGGGCGTCGATCAATTTCCTGGTGGCGGAGATGAACTGGGACAGGCGGGCGTGGCCGGATCCGATGGCATTCCGGCCGGAGAGGTTCCTGGGCGGCGGCGAGGGGGTGGCTGTGGACATCACCGGGAGCAAGGAGATTAAGATGATGCCGTTCGGGGCCGGGAGGCGGATCTGCCCGGGAATGGGGCTGGCGATGCTCCACCTGGAGTACTTCGTGGCAAATCTGGTGAGGGCGTTTGAGTGGGAGGCGGCGGAGGGGGAGGAGGTCGACCTGTCGGAGAAGGTCGAGTTCACCGTCGTGATGAAGAATCGACTGCGAGCTCGAATCATCCCCAGGAAGAAGGCATAG
- the LOC122017315 gene encoding protein root UVB sensitive 6-like, with protein MQSPVDPLEELMSFVRSYVVPEGFPDSVTPSYVPYMRWRALKHFFGGAMGVFTTRTLLNYVGVSKNTAASGAVAINWILKVNSFFFPRKISSLC; from the exons ATGCAGAGCCCCGTGGATCCCTTGGAG GAGTTGATGTCATTCGTAAGATCGTATGTAGTGCCTGAAGGTTTTCCTGACAGTGTGACACCTTCTTATGTCCCATATATGAGATGGAGGGCTTTGAAG CATTTCTTTGGTGGAGCCATGGGTGTTTTCACAACACGGACACTGTTAAACTATGTAGGAGTATCCAAAAATACAGCTGCATCAGGTGCTGTTGCCATCAATTGGATACTCaaggtaaattcttttttttttcccagAAAAATTAGTAGTCTATGTTGA